One Hermetia illucens chromosome 4, iHerIll2.2.curated.20191125, whole genome shotgun sequence DNA segment encodes these proteins:
- the LOC119653705 gene encoding protein prenyltransferase alpha subunit repeat-containing protein 1-B, with the protein MSNNRTNAMEIADIENDVLCEKIINDINAVLTRDPDVTSFEIIPTLSYQNKSPVIHVEHNLGLESWCAKHVYDFSHKTILASKLSGSKYIYNDSLVKYLNCALLINPDVTTFWHIRRQLVEKNKLKIQKEFQFAALVLTKKPKASEAFAYRRWLYPFQSAESIDWSIEIGICDRCADKSLSNYHAWSHRQWVLERASHLLRSEILHTEKFIKKHISDYSCYHYRQFVLQTIFDICYYDKEQNEYNSLRDFINFYLVDGVSSVGEIIQTLLPNIDLNATNEDKLKCFLYCCNFAAYDIKFCDDLKNLFGFRESFENHRRASLRFIVENCMRFNSSVECYQQPPVSKLSKFDYSSNAFLMALKKSEGMLGEQHRKWCSLFLNFDYSDNSD; encoded by the exons ATGTCAAACAATCGCACGAATGCAATGGAAATTGCAGATATCGAGAACGACGTGTTGTGTGAGAAGATCATCAATGACATAAACGCAGTTTTGACGCGGGATCCCGATGT GACCTCATTTGAAATAATACCAACACTCTCGTACCAGAATAAATCGCCTGTGATTCACGTGGAACATAATTTAGGACTAGAGTCATGGTGTGCCAAACATGTCTACGATTTCTCCCATAAAACTATATTAGCAAGTAAATTAAGCGGTAGCAAATATATCTATAATGACTCCTTAGTTAAGTATTTGAATTGCGCACTACTCATCAATCCTGATGTGACGACGTTTTGGCATATACGGCGGCAGCTTGTAGAGAAGAATAAACTGAAAATCCAGAAGGAATTTCAATTTGCGGCATTGGTTCTGACTAAAAAACCGAAAGCGAGTGAAGCGTTCGCTTACAGGAGATGGTTGTATCCGTTTCAAA GCGCTGAATCGATTGACTGGTCAATCGAGATTGGAATTTGTGATAGATGTGCGGATAAAAGTCTCAGTAACTACCATGCCTGGTCGCATCGTCAATGGGTTCTGGAGCGGGCGTCGCATCTACTGCGGTCTGAAATCTTGCATACGGAAAAGTTTATCAAAAAGCATATCAGCGATTACAGTTGCTATCATTATCGTCAATTCGTGCTGCAAACAATCTTCGACATCTGCTACTATGATAAGGAACAAAATGAATATAATAGTCTAAGAGATTTCATAAATTTCTACTTAGTTGACGGAGTTTCATCTGTGGGTGAAATAATTCAGACACTCTTGCCAAACATTGATTTGAACGCTACAAACGAAGACAAACTAAAATGTTTCCTATACTGTTGCAACTTTGCTGCCTACGATATAAAATTTTGTGATGATTTGAAGAATCTTTTCGGTTTTCGGGAATCATTCGAGAATCATCGACGCGCTTCACTGAGATTCATTGTGGAAAATTGCATGAGATTCAACAGCTCGGTTGAATGTTACCAACAACCTCCAGTTTCAAAGTTGTCGAAATTCGACTATTCTTCTAATGCATTTTTAATGGCTctaaaaaagtcggaaggcatGCTTGGCGAACAGCATAGAAAGTGGTGTTCgttgtttttaaattttgactATTCTGATAACTCGGATTAG
- the LOC119653707 gene encoding iron-sulfur cluster assembly 1 homolog, mitochondrial, with amino-acid sequence MATKVVATATVRALKNRKLMPMRAALVLTPAAVKRIKELLNEKPEFTGLKVGVRQRGCNGLSYTLDYAKEKDKLDEEVIQDGVRVFIDKKAQLSLLGTEMDYVQSKLAAEFVFNNPNIKGTCGCGESFSI; translated from the exons ATGGCAACTAAAGTGGTGGCAACCGCAACTGTTCGTGCTTTGAAAAACCGCAAATTAATGCCTATGCGGGCTGCTTTGGTTCTG ACACCTGCTGCTGTGAAACGTATTAAGGAGCTCCTAAATGAGAAACCTGAGTTT ACAGGGTTGAAAGTTGGAGTACGGCAAAGAGGGTGCAACGGGCTCTCGTACACTTTGGATTATGCCAAGGAGAAAG ATAAATTAGACGAGGAAGTGATTCAGGACGGTGTTCGAGTGTTTATCGACAAAAAAGCCCAACTCTCCTTATTAG GAACCGAAATGGATTACGTACAATCGAAATTAGCAGCCGAGTTTGTATTCAATAATCCCAACATCAAAGGAACATGCGGTTGCGGTGAATCTTTTAGTATATAA
- the LOC119653706 gene encoding uncharacterized protein LOC119653706, producing the protein MRALKIMLKVCHREKLKYISIPAKASLSKLLRKIRRKFKVSNKYNLDLRTDYGATFTEEFYREFVDTFPASNRILHLEANVPKEVKSNPIQHIENPRKRKREDDVTSNTESEYTPPRFTEADIAKRTKDMWAAPLMRQNCFIGKMPEGKCSYSKRFTTYRSSRIFSVKNPGQLNPRCVFGSQIKIIISWLKYYSEIPFGKICFLLAISLCICKSYNSELLLF; encoded by the exons ATGCGTGCATTGAAAATTATGTTGAAAGTATGCCAccgtgaaaaattgaaatatatttcGATTCCAGCTAAAGCAtctttgtcgaaactcttaaGAAAAA tTCGAAGGAAATTCAAAGTGAGTAACAAATACAACTTGGATCTACGCACTGACTATGGAGCAACATTTACGGAGGAGTTTTACCGAGAGTTTGTTGATACGTTCCCGGCAAGTAACCGTATCTTACACCTCGAAGCGAATGTCCCAAAGGAAGTTAAATCAAATCCCATTCAACATATTGAAAATCCGCGGAAAAGGAAGCGGGAGGACGACGTAACCTCTAATACTGAGAGTGAATATACCCCGCCTCGTTTCACGGAAGCAGATATAGCGAAACGCACAAAAGATATGTGGGCAGCTCCCCTGATGAGGCAAAATTGTTTTATAGGTAAAATGCCAGAGGGTAAATGCAGTTATTCCAAGAGATTTACAACTTACAGAAGTTCACGGATTTTCAGTGTTAAAA ATCCAGGTCAACTTAATCCTAGGTGCGTTTTTGGCAGTCAAATCAAGATCATAATCAGTTGGCTTAAATACTACAGTG AAATACCCTTCGGGAAAATTTGCTTTTTGTTGGCCATAAGTTTGTGCATTTGTAAGTCTTACAATTCTGAGTTATTGTTATTCTGA